A part of Dehalogenimonas sp. W genomic DNA contains:
- a CDS encoding reductive dehalogenase: MIRLLVRCQISIQMVIYDHSLFLGVKFMSQFHNTVSRRDFMKALGVTGVGLGVASAVGPSFHDLDELAASQKAGHKLPWYVKQKDTPTAEIDWSAMSRYDLRKQYNPGADTEGAEGYPNVAAKWAAEQRASMIDYAKSGKKGAELKDLGIALGSQWGWIHEAHRYYSFFTDSNFPVVLPGGFQTPQEVGIPKHQGSAEENARMIRAAFHYFGAAHVSFQELDDNTLKLIYANDSGGRPYVFEDVEQPYATPEKYVIPKKCKYVISYLVVQNLYSNKVGQSWDSYIGGAAVAKAYSELNFLQGRVMTFVRTLGYTGVGSNPGHVNGFAVLGGQGELGRANIMIHPVYGMVGRVPNMLLTDLPVPNEKPIDFGAFKFCETCMKCADTCPSGSISTEKEPSWDTAGPWNAGGVRTWYANWKTCLPYRNMRYPGLCGNCQGICVFSKLDAASVHEVVKGVVGTTTIFNGFFRNMDDAFGYNNYDTDDWWNREIPFKYDATSGRWW; the protein is encoded by the coding sequence ATGATTAGGCTATTAGTACGATGTCAGATAAGTATTCAGATGGTAATATATGACCATTCTTTATTTTTAGGAGTGAAGTTCATGTCTCAATTCCACAACACAGTTTCCCGGAGGGATTTCATGAAAGCACTCGGTGTAACGGGTGTTGGGTTAGGAGTCGCTTCAGCGGTCGGTCCATCTTTTCATGATTTAGATGAGTTGGCGGCGAGTCAAAAGGCCGGTCACAAGCTGCCGTGGTATGTTAAACAGAAGGATACACCTACGGCAGAAATTGACTGGAGCGCCATGTCCAGGTATGACCTGAGGAAGCAATACAATCCTGGTGCAGATACCGAGGGCGCTGAGGGGTATCCGAATGTTGCCGCAAAGTGGGCGGCTGAACAACGTGCCAGCATGATCGACTACGCAAAATCAGGCAAAAAAGGCGCTGAACTGAAAGATTTGGGAATAGCATTGGGTTCCCAATGGGGTTGGATTCACGAAGCTCATCGCTACTATAGTTTTTTTACTGATTCAAATTTCCCGGTAGTCTTACCAGGCGGTTTTCAAACACCACAGGAAGTGGGAATTCCAAAGCATCAGGGTTCCGCGGAAGAAAATGCGAGGATGATTAGAGCTGCATTTCATTATTTTGGAGCAGCGCATGTATCCTTTCAAGAACTTGACGACAATACCTTGAAATTGATTTATGCCAACGACAGCGGCGGTCGGCCCTATGTTTTTGAGGATGTTGAACAGCCTTATGCTACTCCGGAAAAGTACGTTATTCCCAAGAAGTGTAAATACGTTATAAGTTATCTCGTTGTCCAGAACCTTTATTCAAATAAAGTGGGCCAAAGCTGGGATAGCTATATTGGTGGGGCGGCAGTCGCTAAAGCTTATTCAGAATTGAACTTTTTGCAGGGGCGGGTTATGACCTTTGTGCGTACCCTAGGGTATACCGGCGTAGGGAGTAACCCAGGACACGTGAATGGATTTGCAGTACTGGGTGGTCAGGGTGAGCTGGGGCGTGCAAATATTATGATTCATCCGGTGTATGGGATGGTCGGGCGGGTACCAAATATGTTGCTCACCGATTTGCCGGTGCCGAATGAAAAGCCGATTGATTTCGGAGCCTTCAAGTTCTGCGAAACCTGCATGAAGTGTGCTGACACCTGTCCCAGCGGTTCAATAAGCACTGAAAAAGAGCCGAGTTGGGATACGGCGGGACCTTGGAATGCTGGTGGCGTACGAACCTGGTATGCAAATTGGAAAACATGTCTGCCATATAGGAACATGAGATATCCAGGCTTGTGTGGTAACTGCCAGGGAATATGTGTGTTCTCGAAATTGGATGCTGCAAGTGTGCATGAAGTGGTTAAAGGAGTAGTGGGAACGACAACAATATTCAATGGGTTCTTCCGAAATATGGATGATGCTTTCGGATACAATAATTACGATACGGATGATTGGTGGAACCGAGAAATTCCGTTT